The following nucleotide sequence is from uncultured Draconibacterium sp..
GTACATTCTCGGCAATAACTTCAAATGGTGTTTTGCTTTTCTGAACATCGAAATAGGCTTCTCCACTCAGTTTCACCAAACGCTTTTTTCTGCTGAATTCTTTCGGATATTCTAAGGAAGAACCTGAGTTGAGCCAAACTTCAGAACCATCGGGTAAAACAAAATGGGTTTTTGAGGCAAGCGGCGTTGAAACAGTTTGTAGCTCGGCACTACTATTCGTTTTATCAAGTGTGAAAAATAGAGCAATAGCCAACGGAATAAAAAGAACTGCTGCCACCCGTGTTAAATAAGTTAATAATATTCGGGGTTTGCCTTTACGTGGTTCCTGGCTATTTATTTCGTAATGAATTTTGTGTAGCGTATCCGACAAATCGGGAGTTTCTCCTTCCCCTGCTTTTGTGCTTTTCCAATGTTCCTTCATATTGGCATCCAAAACCGACTGCTGGTCCGGCTTTACAAACAGTTCAACAAATTGCTGAAACTCCTTCTCCGAGCAATTGTTTTCGAGATATTTTATGTAATATTCTTTC
It contains:
- a CDS encoding FecR domain-containing protein — its product is MKEYYIKYLENNCSEKEFQQFVELFVKPDQQSVLDANMKEHWKSTKAGEGETPDLSDTLHKIHYEINSQEPRKGKPRILLTYLTRVAAVLFIPLAIALFFTLDKTNSSAELQTVSTPLASKTHFVLPDGSEVWLNSGSSLEYPKEFSRKKRLVKLSGEAYFDVQKSKTPFEVIAENVQVNVLGTAFNVMSYSDTNPEVTLERGKVRLISNAGEQQILAPGQQAVIDAENSSIQVQKVDTEIYSSWIDNKLIFRNESLKDVVERLERWYNIEIELDDQYISDKKLTATIEYESITEVMDLLEITLSLKYEYDKNERKLIVKPIK